One region of Callithrix jacchus isolate 240 chromosome 16, calJac240_pri, whole genome shotgun sequence genomic DNA includes:
- the PSCA gene encoding prostate stem cell antigen, whose amino-acid sequence MPSPRALTGSREPTGVDPEQSSLSPAEAYKAARGLLHCCPPVTMKAALLALLVTGLALKPGSALQCYTCRDQVSNENCLKVQNCTESETQCWTKRIRAIGLLTVISKGCSSHCEDDSQDYYVGKKNITCCDTNLCNASGAWALKPAAATLAPLTILSLLLWGLSQL is encoded by the exons ATGCCCAGCCCCAGGGCCCTCACTGGCTCCAGGGAGCCCACGGGTGTTGACCCTGAGCAGTCCAGCCTCTCCCCAGCTGAGGCATATAAAGCTGCCCGAGGCCTGCTCCACTGCTGCCCACCTGTGACCATGAAGGCTGCGCTGCTTGCCCTGTTGGTCACCGGCTTGGCCCTGAAGCCAG gctctgccctgcagtgCTACACCTGCAGGGACCAAGTGAGCAACGAGAACTGCCTGAAGGTGCAAAACTGCACCGAGTCGGAGACGCAGTGCTGGACCAAGCGCATCC GTGCCATAGGCCTCCTGACCGTCATCAGCAAAGGCTGCAGCTCACACTGCGAGGATGACTCTCAGGACTACTACGTGGGCAAAAAGAACATCACGTGCTGTGACACCAACTTGTGCAACGCCAGCGGGGCCTGGGCCCTGaagccggctgccgccaccctgGCGCCACTCACCATACTCAGCCTGCTGCTCTGGGGTCTCAGCCAGCTGTAG